One Glycocaulis abyssi DNA window includes the following coding sequences:
- a CDS encoding HesB/IscA family protein: MARERPKPVTLTDAAAERVRALMAREGKGYLRVGVKNGGCAGMEYTMDYVEAPAPLDERVEDQGVEIVIDSKAILFLLGSQIDYEVTPLHAKFVFRNPNQTDACGCGESVTIIPVANAS; the protein is encoded by the coding sequence ATGGCCCGTGAAAGACCCAAGCCCGTAACCCTGACAGACGCCGCTGCGGAGCGTGTGCGCGCGCTGATGGCGCGTGAGGGCAAGGGCTATTTGCGCGTAGGCGTGAAGAATGGCGGCTGCGCGGGCATGGAATACACGATGGACTATGTTGAGGCGCCCGCGCCGCTGGACGAGCGGGTGGAAGATCAGGGCGTGGAGATCGTCATTGATTCCAAGGCGATCCTGTTCCTGCTCGGCAGCCAGATCGACTATGAGGTGACGCCGCTGCACGCCAAGTTCGTGTTCCGCAATCCCAACCAGACCGATGCGTGCGGGTGTGGCGAAAGCGTCACCATTATTCCGGTGGCCAATGCCAGCTAG
- a CDS encoding SUF system Fe-S cluster assembly protein, translated as MPSDSQTGTARQRDVIDLGGAPARPVAPETRADGEGSIPAEEIARITDDVVTALKGVFDPEIPVDIYELGLIYKVDLEDDRTLKVEMTLTAPGCPVAGEMPGWVQDACNTVDGVERTEVNLTFDPPWTPDRMTDEARLQLNML; from the coding sequence ATGCCAAGTGACAGCCAGACCGGAACGGCCCGCCAGCGCGATGTGATCGATCTGGGCGGCGCGCCTGCGCGCCCCGTTGCGCCGGAAACCCGCGCCGATGGCGAAGGCTCGATACCCGCTGAGGAAATCGCCCGGATTACCGATGATGTCGTCACCGCGCTAAAGGGCGTGTTCGACCCGGAAATCCCGGTCGATATTTACGAGCTGGGCCTGATCTACAAGGTCGATCTGGAAGATGACCGCACGCTGAAAGTCGAGATGACGCTGACGGCGCCCGGCTGCCCGGTGGCCGGTGAAATGCCGGGCTGGGTACAGGACGCCTGCAATACGGTCGACGGGGTGGAGCGCACGGAGGTGAACCTCACCTTTGATCCGCCCTGGACGCCGGACCGGATGACCGATGAAGCCCGCCTGCAACTGAACATGCTCTAG
- the sufC gene encoding Fe-S cluster assembly ATPase SufC, with translation MLEIKNLHARVNPEEGEGKAILKGVDLTVPAGEVHAVMGPNGCGKSTLSYVLAGHEGYEVTDGSVSFLGEEIGDMEPEERAAKGLFLSFQYPVEIPGVPTLTFLKEAANAQLKARGEGEISAPEFMKLARENAAKLGISSEMLKRPVNVGFSGGEKKRMEIFQAMMLSPKFLILDETDSGLDIDALRVVADGVNALRSPERSMLVITHYQRLLEYLKPDVVHVMADGRIVKTGGPELALELEAEGYEKFTGAAA, from the coding sequence ATGCTTGAGATCAAGAACCTCCATGCCCGCGTGAACCCCGAAGAGGGTGAAGGCAAAGCCATCCTGAAAGGCGTCGACCTGACCGTGCCTGCGGGCGAGGTGCACGCCGTCATGGGGCCGAACGGGTGCGGGAAATCCACGCTGTCCTACGTGCTGGCGGGCCATGAAGGCTATGAGGTGACGGACGGTTCGGTCAGCTTTCTCGGCGAAGAGATTGGCGACATGGAACCCGAAGAGCGGGCCGCCAAGGGCCTGTTCCTCTCCTTCCAGTACCCGGTGGAAATTCCTGGCGTGCCGACCCTGACTTTCCTGAAGGAAGCCGCGAACGCGCAGCTTAAAGCACGCGGCGAGGGTGAGATTTCAGCGCCGGAATTTATGAAGCTTGCGCGGGAAAATGCTGCAAAACTGGGTATTTCCAGTGAAATGCTTAAGCGTCCTGTGAATGTCGGTTTCTCCGGCGGTGAGAAAAAGCGCATGGAGATTTTCCAGGCGATGATGCTTTCGCCGAAATTCCTCATTCTTGATGAGACGGATTCCGGGCTCGACATCGACGCGCTGCGCGTGGTGGCCGATGGCGTGAATGCGCTGCGCTCGCCGGAGCGCTCCATGCTGGTCATCACCCACTATCAGCGCCTTCTGGAATACCTCAAACCCGACGTGGTGCATGTGATGGCGGATGGCCGCATCGTGAAAACGGGCGGGCCGGAACTGGCGCTGGAGCTGGAAGCCGAGGGCTATGAGAAATTCACCGGAGCGGCAGCCTGA
- a CDS encoding aminotransferase class V-fold PLP-dependent enzyme codes for MSALAHTASGFDVDAIRAQFPILSREVHGKPLVYLDSAASAQKPQAVIDALGDVWRGSYANVHRGLHTLANETTEAFEATRGKLAAFLGAARSEEIVLTRGTTEAINLVASGIGHGLKEGDEIILSQMEHHSNIVPWHFLRERKGVVIRWTPVTDEGALDTAAYEALFTSRTKMVALSHMSNVLGTKNDAKALTEIAHRHGVPILFDGSQAAVHGPVDVSAIGCDFYAITGHKLYGPNATGALYAKGDWLERLPAFMGGGEMIAEVSEEGVVYAAPPHKFEAGTPAIADVIALGAALDWMDAHVTPEALAHEHALAEAATAGLKAMDGIRILGEAPGKGPIVSFVVENAHAHDIAQLMDRYGVAVRAGHHCAHPLMKRFGVAASVRASFAVYNTADEVDAFLDALRRARAFLI; via the coding sequence GTGAGCGCGCTCGCCCACACCGCTTCCGGGTTCGACGTGGACGCCATCCGCGCGCAATTTCCGATCCTGTCGCGCGAGGTTCACGGCAAGCCGCTGGTCTATCTCGACAGCGCCGCTTCTGCGCAGAAACCGCAAGCGGTGATCGATGCGCTGGGCGATGTCTGGCGCGGCTCCTACGCGAATGTGCACCGCGGCCTCCATACGCTTGCCAACGAGACGACAGAGGCGTTCGAGGCGACGCGCGGCAAGCTCGCCGCGTTTCTCGGTGCGGCGCGTAGTGAAGAGATCGTGCTGACGCGCGGCACGACCGAAGCCATCAATCTCGTGGCATCCGGGATCGGGCACGGTCTGAAAGAGGGCGATGAAATCATCCTCAGCCAGATGGAGCACCACTCCAATATTGTCCCGTGGCACTTCCTGCGCGAGCGCAAGGGCGTGGTTATTCGCTGGACTCCGGTGACGGACGAAGGCGCATTGGATACAGCGGCTTACGAAGCCCTCTTCACCTCACGCACGAAGATGGTAGCGCTCAGCCATATGTCCAATGTGCTCGGTACGAAGAATGACGCGAAGGCGCTAACCGAGATCGCGCACCGTCACGGCGTGCCGATCCTGTTTGACGGTTCGCAGGCGGCTGTTCATGGCCCGGTCGATGTGTCGGCCATCGGCTGTGATTTTTACGCCATTACCGGCCACAAGCTTTACGGGCCCAATGCCACTGGCGCACTCTATGCCAAGGGTGACTGGCTGGAACGTCTGCCCGCCTTCATGGGCGGCGGCGAGATGATCGCCGAGGTGAGCGAGGAGGGCGTCGTCTATGCTGCCCCGCCGCACAAGTTCGAGGCCGGTACACCGGCCATTGCCGATGTGATCGCGCTTGGCGCAGCGCTGGACTGGATGGACGCACACGTCACGCCGGAGGCGCTGGCGCACGAACACGCGCTGGCAGAAGCCGCCACGGCGGGCCTGAAAGCCATGGACGGTATCCGCATTCTGGGCGAGGCGCCGGGCAAGGGGCCCATTGTGTCGTTTGTGGTGGAGAACGCCCACGCCCATGATATCGCCCAGCTGATGGACCGCTATGGCGTCGCCGTGCGCGCGGGCCATCACTGCGCCCATCCGCTGATGAAGCGCTTTGGCGTCGCCGCCAGCGTGCGCGCCAGCTTTGCCGTCTACAACACCGCCGATGAAGTCGATGCCTTCCTCGACGCCTTGCGCCGCGCGCGCGCATTCCTCATCTAG
- a CDS encoding GGDEF domain-containing protein, whose translation MNGRLQTYEGIDLARRALDLMDEHDVAPTPQNYAVWVAYVSDSIPELSETLQRAVDKGGPIDDDLCDELYERHFTFKRIQDAVLDTGGAMSRELGAVVKTLEAAERDTAAYGEALAGASGQLGDTTDIAAFKRMVEGLVSATARMQRRSRELERRLQETSVEVNQLRGNLERVREEAMTDALTGLANRKRFDEAMRKARRDADLQGDDFCLVLCDIDHFKRFNDTWGHQTGDQIIRFVAACLSRFAKDTHIVARYGGEEYAIVMPRTTMADAAEIAEKVRATVESKRLLRKSTNEDLGHITVSMGVSQHHDGELVERLIERTDANLYKSKQTGRNRVTVDSVEDDTGAAAA comes from the coding sequence GTGAACGGTCGCTTGCAAACATATGAAGGCATTGATCTTGCGCGGCGCGCGCTGGACCTTATGGACGAGCACGATGTAGCTCCCACCCCGCAGAACTACGCCGTCTGGGTTGCTTACGTTTCTGATTCAATCCCCGAACTGTCCGAAACGCTCCAGCGCGCCGTCGATAAGGGCGGCCCGATCGATGATGATCTGTGCGACGAGCTCTACGAGCGCCACTTCACCTTCAAGCGCATTCAGGATGCCGTGCTGGACACTGGCGGGGCGATGAGCCGCGAGCTGGGCGCCGTCGTGAAGACGCTCGAAGCAGCAGAACGCGACACTGCCGCCTATGGCGAAGCGCTGGCTGGTGCTTCCGGACAGCTGGGCGACACCACCGATATCGCAGCCTTCAAACGCATGGTGGAGGGGCTGGTCTCCGCCACCGCGCGCATGCAGCGCCGCTCGCGCGAGCTGGAGCGCCGCCTGCAGGAAACCTCCGTGGAGGTGAACCAGCTGCGCGGTAATCTGGAAAGGGTCCGCGAAGAAGCGATGACCGACGCCCTCACCGGCCTCGCCAACCGCAAACGCTTTGATGAAGCCATGCGCAAGGCCCGCCGTGATGCGGATCTGCAAGGTGACGATTTCTGCCTGGTGCTATGCGATATCGACCATTTCAAGCGCTTCAACGACACTTGGGGGCATCAGACGGGTGACCAGATCATCCGCTTTGTCGCTGCCTGCCTGTCCCGTTTTGCCAAGGACACCCATATCGTGGCGCGTTATGGCGGTGAGGAATACGCCATCGTCATGCCCAGAACCACCATGGCTGATGCGGCAGAAATCGCCGAGAAGGTCCGCGCAACAGTCGAATCCAAGCGCCTGCTGCGCAAGTCCACCAACGAGGATCTCGGCCACATCACCGTGTCCATGGGCGTTTCCCAGCATCACGACGGCGAGTTGGTGGAACGCCTGATCGAGCGGACGGACGCTAACCTTTACAAGTCCAAGCAGACTGGCCGTAACCGCGTTACCGTTGACAGCGTCGAAGACGATACCGGCGCGGCGGCGGCGTAG
- a CDS encoding glutathione S-transferase: MQLFYSPTSPYARKCRALIIEKSLESKIELVEALPLDDPEALLAANPLGKVPALIRKSGPALIDSPLICEFIDTLNDDRWIPANGESRFLVLRQQAVADGLMDLTIGRRIEMNRPANRRYKAWTERWERGIARTLAQLDHERAQFERSVDHGALSIAVALSYLDLRYAELDWRAAHPGLGAYLERWEQRDSLKLTAPPAGA; encoded by the coding sequence ATGCAACTTTTTTATTCGCCGACCTCGCCTTATGCCCGCAAGTGCCGTGCGCTGATCATCGAGAAGAGCCTCGAAAGCAAGATCGAGCTGGTCGAGGCGTTGCCGCTTGATGACCCGGAGGCGCTGCTGGCCGCCAATCCGCTGGGCAAGGTGCCGGCGCTGATCCGCAAGAGCGGCCCGGCGCTGATCGATTCCCCGCTGATCTGCGAGTTTATCGACACGCTCAATGATGACCGCTGGATTCCCGCTAATGGCGAAAGCCGTTTTCTGGTCCTGCGCCAGCAGGCGGTGGCGGACGGGTTGATGGACCTGACGATCGGCCGGCGGATCGAGATGAACCGGCCTGCCAACCGGCGTTACAAGGCGTGGACCGAACGCTGGGAAAGAGGCATCGCCCGCACGCTGGCCCAGCTGGACCATGAACGGGCACAGTTTGAGCGCTCTGTGGATCATGGGGCGCTCTCGATTGCCGTGGCGCTGTCCTATCTTGATCTCAGATACGCAGAGCTGGACTGGCGCGCGGCTCATCCGGGACTGGGCGCCTATCTGGAGCGCTGGGAACAGCGTGACAGCCTGAAGCTGACTGCGCCTCCAGCGGGTGCCTAG
- a CDS encoding TMEM175 family protein yields the protein MTRQHAGDPDFRWRGENVSRVENLSDIVFALVLTLAALQSIPSSFDELVGLWRGAISIAMCFALILLIWRTHHIFFRRYGLDDGWVTGFNALLLFLVLIYIYPLKFMTDFVVNYFTGGFETAAEVTAVLTLSQVPVLYAIYGGFFAAVYGVFALLHAHALRHADALELTAQERSWTRFEVEFSIGTVLLSLAIIALAFVLPDAIAAFSGILFAMMGLIAWVCSARANARVLRAGSATS from the coding sequence ATGACAAGACAACATGCGGGCGATCCCGATTTTCGATGGCGTGGTGAAAATGTTTCACGCGTGGAAAACCTCTCCGATATCGTTTTCGCCCTCGTCCTGACGCTGGCAGCGCTGCAGAGCATCCCATCCTCGTTCGATGAGCTGGTGGGTCTCTGGCGTGGGGCCATTTCCATCGCGATGTGCTTTGCGCTGATCCTCCTGATCTGGCGCACCCACCACATATTCTTCCGCCGCTACGGGCTTGATGACGGCTGGGTGACCGGGTTCAACGCGCTATTGCTCTTCCTCGTACTGATCTACATCTATCCCCTGAAATTCATGACGGATTTCGTCGTGAACTATTTCACGGGCGGCTTTGAAACCGCAGCCGAGGTGACTGCCGTCCTGACCTTGTCCCAGGTGCCGGTGCTATACGCGATCTATGGCGGGTTCTTCGCGGCGGTCTACGGCGTCTTTGCCCTGCTCCACGCCCACGCCCTGCGTCACGCAGATGCGCTGGAGCTGACCGCGCAGGAGAGAAGCTGGACGCGCTTCGAGGTCGAGTTCTCGATTGGCACCGTGTTGCTGAGCCTTGCCATCATCGCCCTGGCGTTCGTGCTGCCGGACGCTATCGCCGCCTTTTCCGGAATATTGTTCGCCATGATGGGTTTGATTGCGTGGGTGTGCTCGGCACGTGCCAACGCGCGTGTCCTGCGGGCGGGGTCCGCTACAAGCTAG
- a CDS encoding SufD family Fe-S cluster assembly protein, with translation MGVVPQLSAFEAALAASLPAGELRAALETGGLPHRRVEAWKWSDLRAALAKTPSGAGTLAVNASREADEIATLEHQPDLLMPRLAAGLTDGCPVYALKEGESLSLDFEGSEGAAHHIAAVNVPAGVSAALHERYRVAAGGFANIALRIVLGEGASLTRIVEQDASPDGVLVVTSGIDLAPRAKMHQTTLGFGAKLARLETHITQAGEGAELNLGGSYLVASGLHLDQTGIVRHTGPNGATRELFKGAAAKGGRGVFQGKIHVEQAAQKTDAQMNHRGLLLADGAEIYAKPELEIYADDVVCAHGNALGAVDDEALFYMRQRGLSEPRARALLTRSFLAEPLEAVEDETVRDALLAKLDAALEAVS, from the coding sequence ATGGGTGTAGTCCCGCAACTTTCCGCGTTTGAAGCGGCGCTAGCAGCCAGCCTGCCTGCGGGCGAGCTGCGCGCTGCGCTGGAAACGGGCGGCCTGCCGCACCGCCGCGTCGAGGCGTGGAAATGGTCCGATCTGCGCGCCGCGCTGGCGAAGACGCCTTCAGGGGCCGGTACGCTTGCCGTCAACGCCTCGCGCGAGGCAGACGAGATTGCAACGCTGGAGCACCAGCCGGACCTGCTCATGCCACGCCTCGCGGCGGGCCTGACGGATGGCTGCCCGGTTTATGCGCTGAAAGAAGGCGAAAGCCTGTCGCTGGACTTTGAAGGAAGCGAGGGCGCGGCCCACCATATCGCAGCGGTGAACGTGCCTGCAGGCGTCAGCGCGGCGCTGCACGAGCGCTACCGCGTGGCGGCGGGCGGATTTGCCAATATCGCCCTGCGTATCGTGCTGGGCGAGGGCGCGAGCCTGACGCGCATTGTCGAGCAGGACGCGTCACCTGATGGTGTGCTGGTGGTGACGAGCGGGATCGATCTCGCGCCGCGCGCGAAAATGCACCAGACGACGCTTGGCTTCGGCGCGAAGCTCGCCCGGCTTGAAACCCACATCACACAAGCAGGCGAGGGCGCGGAGCTGAACCTTGGCGGCTCGTATCTGGTGGCCTCCGGCCTGCATCTCGATCAGACCGGCATTGTGCGCCACACCGGCCCGAACGGGGCGACACGCGAGCTCTTCAAGGGCGCAGCCGCCAAGGGCGGGCGCGGCGTCTTCCAGGGCAAGATCCACGTGGAGCAGGCCGCGCAGAAGACCGATGCCCAGATGAACCATCGCGGGCTGCTGCTGGCCGATGGCGCGGAAATCTACGCCAAGCCTGAGCTGGAAATTTACGCCGACGACGTCGTCTGCGCGCACGGCAACGCGCTCGGCGCAGTGGATGACGAGGCATTGTTCTACATGCGCCAGCGTGGGCTTAGCGAGCCGCGTGCGCGTGCCCTGCTGACACGCAGCTTCCTGGCCGAACCGCTGGAAGCGGTTGAGGATGAGACGGTCCGTGACGCTCTGCTGGCGAAGCTTGATGCAGCTTTGGAGGCGGTATCGTGA